A single window of Nicotiana sylvestris chromosome 5, ASM39365v2, whole genome shotgun sequence DNA harbors:
- the LOC138869771 gene encoding uncharacterized protein — MSAPLGNWEGQSTARPPLFNGQYYSWWKNRMKDHIIGEDYELWDIVTDGPLATTMKNEEGVDVPKTRTDCTAEDLKKWEKNAKAKKWLVCGLGLDEYSRIQSCTTAKEIWDTLQVAHERTPQVKRSRGTLMYSQYENFTIKEGETIQEMYTRFTTLTNKLKSLGRIILEEDKVEKILTRVLSISWESKITPIQESKNIATLRLDKLIGHLIAYELRRQIMKMDTPKKERSLALRIAEGSDLEDDEMAMITRDFKKYLMRGKGSSRGTTFNKSRAPEKQTNEGCYKCGKTDHMIKNCPQWKIE; from the coding sequence atgagtgcaccacttgggaactgggaagggcaatccactgccagGCCTCCACTGTTCAATGGAcagtactactcttggtggaagaacaggatgaaggatcacatcataggagaagactatgaactgtgggacatagtcactgatggtcctttGGCAACTACAATGAAAAATGaggaaggagtggatgtgccaaagacaaggactgactgcactgctgaagacctaaagaagtgggagaaaaatgctaaggccaagaaatggcttgtgtgtggactaggtctaGATGAGTACAGTAGGATCCAAAGTTGTACtactgctaaggagatatgggacactttgcaagtggctcatgaaagaacacctcaagtgaaaagATCCAGAGGAACACTgatgtattctcaatatgagaattttacTATAAAAgaaggagaaactatccaagagatgtatactaGGTTCACTACACTGACAAAtaaacttaagtctcttggaaggattattcttgaagaagacaaggttgagaaaatcctgACAAGGGTTCTGTCAATCtcatgggaaagcaaaatcactccCATTCAGGAATCCAAGAATATTGCTACTCTCAGACTGGATAAACTGATTGGACATCTTATTgcttatgaactgagaaggcaaatcATGAAGATGGATACACCCAAGAAGGAGAGAAGCCTAgctctcagaattgctgaaggttcagatctggaagatgatgagatggctatgatcactagagatttcaaaaagtacctgatgagaggaaagggttcttcaagaggaaCAACTTTCAACAAGTCAAGAgctcctgagaaacagaccaatgagggttgctacaagtgtggtaagactgatcacatgatcaagaactgcccTCAATGGAAAATTGAGTAG